One part of the Geoanaerobacter pelophilus genome encodes these proteins:
- a CDS encoding DUF4337 domain-containing protein produces MADQKERWMSALALSTAVMAVLAAVTTLYVGKYSSRAVLMQGQESNQWAYYQAKSIKGHTYEIQKERLELELLAGAGKLNKETVDQYRKIIGDYTGQIKRYEGEKKEIKAKAESLAQSKERAQSMAGNFGYSLIFLQIAIMLSSVASLTKRHYLWHIGLAACSGWLFFFLDAWLLFY; encoded by the coding sequence ATGGCAGATCAGAAAGAACGCTGGATGAGCGCCCTGGCACTGTCAACTGCGGTCATGGCAGTACTGGCGGCTGTCACAACACTCTACGTCGGCAAATACTCATCTCGCGCCGTGCTGATGCAGGGGCAGGAGAGCAACCAGTGGGCTTATTATCAGGCCAAAAGCATCAAAGGGCACACCTATGAGATCCAGAAGGAACGCCTGGAGTTGGAACTCCTGGCCGGAGCGGGAAAACTCAACAAAGAAACGGTTGATCAGTATCGAAAGATCATTGGAGACTATACTGGGCAGATAAAACGCTACGAGGGAGAGAAGAAAGAGATCAAGGCCAAGGCAGAGAGCCTGGCGCAGAGTAAAGAACGAGCGCAGTCAATGGCTGGGAACTTCGGGTACAGCCTGATCTTCCTGCAGATCGCCATCATGCTTTCGTCAGTCGCATCACTCACGAAAAGGCATTATCTCTGGCATATCGGCTTGGCTGCCTGTTCCGGATGGTTGTTCTTCTTCCTTGACGCCTGGCTGCTTTTTTATTAG
- a CDS encoding bacteriohemerythrin, translated as MITSWNEEMATGCDEIDSQHKDLLRKVDDLLRASKALRGHEEIARLIWFLKRYVRKHFRDEERLQLTSGYPGYQLHKAQHDHFYREVNRLEARFAKEGPNTNLIVQAIQMMCAWLHDHFHRVDMELVAYLREMNKSEHQ; from the coding sequence ATGATCACAAGTTGGAATGAAGAGATGGCAACCGGCTGCGATGAGATCGACAGCCAGCACAAGGATTTATTGCGCAAGGTCGATGACCTGTTAAGGGCAAGCAAGGCATTGAGAGGGCATGAGGAGATTGCTCGACTTATCTGGTTTTTGAAAAGGTACGTGCGCAAGCACTTCAGGGATGAAGAACGACTCCAGCTAACCAGCGGTTATCCCGGTTACCAACTGCACAAGGCCCAGCATGATCACTTCTATCGTGAAGTGAATCGGCTGGAAGCGCGTTTTGCCAAAGAAGGGCCTAACACCAATCTGATTGTCCAGGCTATCCAGATGATGTGCGCTTGGCTGCATGATCACTTCCACCGGGTGGATATGGAGTTGGTGGCATATCTGCGGGAAATGAACAAATCAGAGCACCAGTAG
- a CDS encoding sigma-70 family RNA polymerase sigma factor → MEHSDNIADSNVVRDELIVSHLSHAKRIVRKIASQLPPHLDRDDLMSAAVIGLIMAANRFDPTRGVRFLTFAEQRIRGTILDELRAQDWLSRSLREKFKLLERKFSELEQQLGRNPSSEEVAEAMDLNLEDYFSLLDDVHYLSVVRLDDSWEDNDGTSFGLLDLLENESVDCPHDQIVRQQTADQLLGAIDELPEKEREIVSRYYYEDKSLKEIGKAMHLKESRICQLHGQAILRLRVKMKLYR, encoded by the coding sequence ATGGAACATTCCGATAATATTGCGGACAGCAACGTGGTGCGCGATGAATTGATCGTCAGCCACCTGAGTCATGCCAAGAGAATCGTTCGCAAGATCGCCTCGCAACTTCCACCGCACCTGGACCGTGATGACCTGATGAGCGCGGCCGTTATTGGACTGATAATGGCTGCGAACCGTTTTGACCCCACCCGGGGAGTACGTTTCCTGACATTTGCTGAACAGCGAATCAGGGGGACAATTCTTGACGAACTCAGGGCACAGGATTGGCTTTCCCGATCATTGCGCGAAAAATTCAAGCTTCTTGAAAGAAAGTTTTCAGAGCTGGAGCAGCAACTCGGCAGAAACCCTTCCAGCGAGGAAGTTGCCGAGGCCATGGATTTAAACCTTGAGGATTATTTCAGCCTGCTGGACGATGTTCACTATCTTTCGGTTGTGCGCCTGGATGATTCGTGGGAAGATAATGACGGCACCTCATTCGGACTGCTCGATCTCCTTGAAAACGAATCAGTAGACTGCCCTCACGACCAGATAGTGCGGCAACAGACTGCGGATCAACTCCTTGGAGCCATAGACGAGCTGCCGGAAAAGGAACGGGAAATAGTTTCCCGGTATTATTACGAAGACAAGAGCCTCAAAGAGATCGGCAAAGCGATGCACCTCAAGGAATCGCGCATCTGTCAGCTGCATGGCCAAGCCATTCTTCGCCTTCGGGTCAAGATGAAGCTATACCGGTGA